A segment of the Streptomyces sp. Tu 2975 genome:
CTCCGTTCACCGAGGTAGCTCGCCCTGCCCTTGCGCGCCTGCAACGGCACCGTGGCCGTCGCTCCCCGATCCGCCGCCTCGCGGGCCGCCGCGAACGTCCGTGTGGAGTCGCCGAGCGCCGCCACCGCCGGCTCGAGCGCGTCCAGCATGGTCTTGTCACCGGCCTTCGCCCCGCCGAGCTGGGCCACCGCGGCCACGCCGGTCCGCAGTGCTTCGGCCAGCTGCCCCGGTGTCACCTCGGCGTCGTCCCCCAGCGCCTTGCCGGTGCGCCGCAGCAGCGTCCCGTACAGCGGGCCCGACGCCCCGCCGACCGTCGACACCAGCTGTCGTCCGGCCAGCATCAGCACGGCGCCCGGCGTCGCCGGGGGCTCCTTCTCCAGGACCGCCACGACGGCCGTGAACCCCCGCCTGAGGTTGCTGCCGTGGTCCGCGTCGCCGATCGCCGAGTCCAGCTCGGTCAGTCGGTCCGCCTCCCGGTCGACCGAGGCCGCGACCGCGGCCAGCCAACGGCGGAAGAATTCGGCGTCGAGCACAAGAACTCCCTGGGATCAGTCGGTTCGAATGGTGATCTTGATGCTTCAGCTCTCAACGTCCCCAGCGCAGCGCCGGAGTCTGCACCGGCGCGTCCCACAACCGGAGCAGCTCCTCGTCCACCTGGCAGAGCGTCACCGAGGCGCCGGCCATGTCGAGGGAGGTCACGTAGTTGCCGACGAGCGTACGGGCCACCGCCACGTCCCGCTCCGCCAGCACACGCTGGACCTCGGCGTTGAACCCGTACAGCTCGAGCAGCGGCGTCGCGCCCATCCCGTTGACCAGCGCGATCACCGGGCCGGTGGGCCGCAGGTCCTCCAGCACGGCGTCGACGGCGAAGTCGGCGATCTCCCGCGACGTCATCATCGGGCGGCGCTCCCGCCCCGGTTCGCCGTGGATGCCGATGCCCAACTCCAGCTCGCCGGACGGAAGATCGAAGGTGGGGCTGCCCTTCGCCGGCGTGCTGCACGCGCTGAGCGCCACGCCGAAGGAGCGGGAGGAGCCGCTCACCTGCCGGCCGATCGCCTCGACCCGCTCCAGCGGTGCCCGCTCCTCCGCGGCGGCCCCGGCGATCTTCTCCACGAACAGGGTCGCCCCGGTGCCGCGCCGCCCCGCCGTGTACAGGCTGTCGGTCACCGCGACGTCGTCGTTGACGAGGACCTTTCCCAGCCGCACCCCCTCGTCCTCGGCGAGTTCGGCCGCCATGTCGAAGTTCAGCACGTCACCGGTGTAGTTCTTCACGATGAACAGCACGCCCTCACCGCTGTCGACGGCGGCGGCGGCCCGCACCATCTGGTCGGGCACCGGGCTGGTGAACACCTCCCCGGGGCAGGCGCCGTCGAGCATCCCGTGCCCGACGAACCCGCCGTGCA
Coding sequences within it:
- the dhaL gene encoding dihydroxyacetone kinase subunit DhaL; translation: MLDAEFFRRWLAAVAASVDREADRLTELDSAIGDADHGSNLRRGFTAVVAVLEKEPPATPGAVLMLAGRQLVSTVGGASGPLYGTLLRRTGKALGDDAEVTPGQLAEALRTGVAAVAQLGGAKAGDKTMLDALEPAVAALGDSTRTFAAAREAADRGATATVPLQARKGRASYLGERSIGHQDPGATSSALLLAALAETADAAEGTAG
- the dhaK gene encoding dihydroxyacetone kinase subunit DhaK; the encoded protein is MRMLINVPETVVADALRGMAAAHPDLAVDVDNRVIVRRDAPVAGKVALVSGGGSGHEPLHGGFVGHGMLDGACPGEVFTSPVPDQMVRAAAAVDSGEGVLFIVKNYTGDVLNFDMAAELAEDEGVRLGKVLVNDDVAVTDSLYTAGRRGTGATLFVEKIAGAAAEERAPLERVEAIGRQVSGSSRSFGVALSACSTPAKGSPTFDLPSGELELGIGIHGEPGRERRPMMTSREIADFAVDAVLEDLRPTGPVIALVNGMGATPLLELYGFNAEVQRVLAERDVAVARTLVGNYVTSLDMAGASVTLCQVDEELLRLWDAPVQTPALRWGR